The Ziziphus jujuba cultivar Dongzao chromosome 1, ASM3175591v1 genome segment tttagACCTTTTAACTATCCACTGTTAATATCTTGTATTCCATGCAGCAAAGAAAATAATGCAAATAAACCCAATAATGAATGGAAGTCTTCACAAAAGTCTGGTATGGCATTATCTTTACTTTTAGCTTCATTTATCCCTAGTATAATATTGCTGGGTTGACGTAGTTGTTTTCCATACAGAGATTGTGAACGATGAATTTGGGCAGCGACAGAATAAACCCCGCAGGTAAAGCTGATATATACCTATTGTTTCGTAATGGCACTTTTTAGAAAAATGACATAATAAATCTATCAATACTTCCACTTCCCCATCATcccaaaggaaaaatgaaaagagtTAGATGATGCTTTTCTGCCATTTAAAGCTTTCTGATTTTCTCTTGTGCAGATATTCAGAGATGAACTTTGGCCAGTGAAATGCGTAATTAGGATGGAGCTCGTTTGAATAAACAGataaaaggttttattttgcCCATATCAAAACTTAGTGGTTATTTAGTTTTGGGCATCTCTACTGAGTTGTTGAAATCTGGTGTTGCAGGCCTTCCTCTAGGCCCTTGGTGATCTCCAGCTTTATTCTGGAGCACTTTGGGCCGCAATGTGTTCCAAGATATCTTAGGTATCCAACTCcatttttaagtttcttttcatttatttatttatatatgtttattgatAACTAGAGGCACATGACACCTGAAAGGCTTGTTTGTTGAaggacattttttatttttgctgccCAGATCATAACTTTAGATCTTCTTTAAAAACTAATTCCCTGACATTTCAGGAATAGAATTTATATACATCATATTATTGAAGAATAAATACGCTCTTTACGAAGTTTGCATTGTTTAAATTGCCTCTTTTGGTCTGTGCCAAGAGAATTTAGAGCTGAGTTTCTTcccctaaattttatttttgtagttctGTCATATATGTTCACCTTTGTGTCTCTTCCTTTCCTTTTGCTTACCTAATTTTGTTCTTGCAGTTATATATGACAACGCCTGCTCATGCTGCACTCAGTTTAAGATCAATATTGCAGCTTGACGGGTGGCAGTTCCTCTTTTAAATGTGCGGTAGGGATTCCTCAGTATTTAAATCACCTTGATTTTGGAAATTGTTGACTAGAACCATTGTACAACATTGTTGGTATGGCATACCACTGATAacctttgataaaaataataatagtaattaaaaaaaataaaaagtagcaTACTGACATAAGATTTAGTTTTGTAGGATCCATGTGTCCTATTTGTGATAACATCATTAAATAATATGTTTAGTGGTTATTGGTCTGTCGTACCGCTATTATGGTAAATCAAAGCATTGATGACCATCTttgtatgatatatatatatatatatatatatatattttttttttttttggggtaaaaatcTTTGTATGATAACTGGTATTGCAcaatattgtaataattattttctttacttgtttggtctttttaatttgctttcagGTTTTCTTGTGGCTTGGTTTTAAAACCGGAGCTTGTGAGAAATGTAAACGGGGCTTCGCTATGaacaatatgaaaaaataaaaaaagaaagtgaaaaaaaagaaaaaaaaaagtaacaagaatTATTGTGCAGCAGCAGTTTGGACGctgaagatttttctttttgcatagATGATGCATTGGTTTCTCTGTTCTTATAatgttaattattaaaattttcctgGCTTGAGTGGACTTTCCTGAATTAGGCATTTTCTTGCTTAGTTGACTTTTACTTCTACTGATTTGCTGGGATAATATATTGAAAGGCAAGAGGTTTTACGTGATCTTGGAACTCTTTGGTGCAGTAATTTGTATTGCTGTAGTGAGTAAGTGGATGTTCTATGCAAACTCATATGAATGAActactttatttttatctttttttatgggGAAATCCAAAGGCTtggttataattattatttctatttttgctcttcttttttttccatatcTTTTGGCATTACTATTTGTTAATAAAAGTACCTCAATCGTCCATTGTAAGCATGATTTCGTAGGAACTAGTTGTATAATTTTCTGATGTTGTTGACAAAGAATCTAAAGTGAATATGGTAATTTAGAGCAGTCTTGAAATCAATGATAAAccattttattttcctattgCTATGTAAGTGTGAGTGGTTTCCTCCTTTATTAAAACCATGGATGAAACCTTTAGTTTCAACAACAACCTTCTAATGTGTTTGATTAATTTAGTagtattctaaaaatttttaaGTAGTTGTGTGTAGGCGTTACGAGGCAAAGTTCCATTTTCCAAACGCCTTTGCGTGACGGGGTGGTGTAAGAAATATTTACGTGAAAACTTGGTCAGCGGAATCTTATTAAATAATACGTATAGCTTCTTGGCGTGCAACCACGTGAAACCGAcacttttttttcctgttttttgGTCGGAAGTTAccaaaactgaaaaataaaaacacactcCCATGTGTTTATTTATCCAATATGAATAGTTTTTATTTCAACTCTATCCTAATTCACGACGAAATCATAGGCACCCTACTGATCTAAAGCATCTATAGGAATATCTGCTTCGTtagataaaagataataatttctccagaaaacaaaaagagaaatctAGTTGGACAATAGAATTTTATGTGAATCAAACCTCATTGCAAGTTCTGTACtgaaaagaaaatgttaaaaagagaaaaaagagttTGGTGATGGGGTCCAGAAGGGCTACTAAAATATGCAATTGGATAGGATAAATCCAACGGTCAATGTCAAATCGGTGACACCCAGCTAAGATAGTAGGACCAGACCTTTAATCGCAGTGTATAGGAATTGCTTTCTCCTGGTGGTAtttatgaaagaaaatcagTTGACCGACGACAATCAGGGGAAGTCTTCAAATCCAACGGACCAAAATTTCAATTGGTTACCGATATTAGGGCAGTCGTTGCCGTAAGTAAGTATTGACCTTAACCCCTTGCTTCCTAAACCCGTCCACACGAGTTGATTCGCACGTACGATCAGCATTCATTGAAATTCAGACAGCTCTCTCTTCTTcccccttctctctctttctttgtatTATGAGCAAAGCAGCATATAATTGGAAGAACATTCCAATACCTGAGCTCAGATCTtgaactttctctctctctctctctctctctcagagcCTCAGACTCAGCTTTCAGAGCCTGCAAAAAGATCCAAGTAAATTCTTCttcctctcactctctctctctctctcataaacCAAAAGTGGTAGTTAGTTGCTCGCTCATTCTcttaaaacagtttttttttttcgaactTTTGTATTGTTTTCTTGGACTTTAAATGTGGAAGATTTTTTCTCCTGTCTCTTGGATGCAAGCGGAGAATGAGTGAGTCTTTGTGGTTTTGATCAGTTGTTTGGAGCAACTTCTCTgtttgtttggttgctgagaaaattaaaaaaaaaaaaatgtggaaatCCAAATCAATTAAGTTTCTGGATCGTCGAAGTTTCTTGTACTGTTAATTACaggaattttacaaaaatttaaggaaaaaagaaaaaagaagaagaaaagctttGAACCTCACTTGGAAgactttttcttatttctttgtttGCTTTTCGAAGATTGAGTGAATGAGGAGCAATGTATTCTTGTTATTTGGTTTGATTCTTGATGACTATGGACTCTTTTTCAGTTAGTAAGTGATGAATGAAAGGAAATGAAGTGAAATCTTTCTCCctcattctctctctttttaatattttgttcgaTTTGTTGTGGAGTCGATAGGAGTAAAATtacttttctttatcttttcggCGTTTTTCTTAGCAGCCGATCGGAGGCATATGATTAGTAATTATACTATTAATATGTCATCTTGCTTCGTTTCGTGCCCCGTTTCTTCTTACACAATGCAGAAAAAGCTGAAAGTATGAAATTTTGCACTTTTAGCTATTAGAAATGCAAGCAAAGATTCCGCACAAGattctctttttcttattttatttgatcAGTGTGACCATTGCCTGCTTATTTACTCTTTCCTATTTCcactaatatttattttatctgtttcAGGATTGAAACTTGAGGAGGTGGGAGAGAAAGACCagttttagttttttagttttctataatttttttttttttttttttttaacaattttgagaAGTTGATGTAGTCCAAACAAGGTTATGTGAAGTAGTTGGAGAAATGGAGGAAGGCAACGACAGAGGAGACTTGAAGTCAGCATTGAGGTCAGGTGGCAGTTTTAAGTCCGCATTGTCAGGGAGATCAACTCCTCGAAATTCTCCTTCCTTTCGAAGATTAAATTCTAGCCGAACTCCACGAAGAGAAGCTAGGAGCAGTGGTAGTGGTTTACAGTGGTTCCGAAGTAATCGTGTATTGTTTTGGTTGTTATTGATTACTCTTTGGACCTATCTTGGATTTTATGTTCAGTCCAGGTGGGCTCATGAAAACAAGGATAACTTTTTGGCATTTGGAAATAAACGAATCGGTAGAAACTCAGAAACAGAACAGAATCTGCGACGTGACTTAATTTCCAGTGACATATCCTTGGCAGTGAAGAATGAAACTAGTGAAAACCAGGTTGGAGATGGTAGGAGAATAGATGTTGTTTTGGCCAAGACAGGGAATGGAGTATCACCACCTTATAAAGCGAACTCAAAGAAGAGGAATAAGAAGGGAAAACGTAGTTTACACGGTAAAGTGCCTCCTAAACTGAAGAGCAAGGTCAAGGTTGAAAGGCTTGAAATAGAGGAACAGGAACCGGATATTCCTAAGACAAATACTTCTTATGGGATACTTGTTGGTCCATTTGGTTCAACAGAGGATAGAATTTTGGAATGGAGTCCTGAAAAGCGTTCTGGAACCTGTGACAGGAAGGGTGACTTTGCACGTCTTGCTTGGTCTAGAAGATTTGTGTTAATATTCCATGAACTTTCTATGACTGGGGCTCCTCTTTCAATGTTGGAACTAGGAACGGAGCTTTTAAGTTGTGGAGCCACAGTTTCTGCTGTAGTTCTTAGTAAGAAGGGGGGATTGATAACAGAGCTTGCTAGGAGAAGAATTAAGGTGCTTGAGGACAAAGGAGAGCTCAGCTTCAAAACTTCCATGAAGGCAGATATTATCATAGCCGGATCAGCAGTCTGTGCATCATGGATTGGTGAGAACCAATTGAGCACAATTCAAAATGTTTATGCACGCTGTTTCTAGAATTACAAGTTGGCTCTAAATGcatgatttaaatttttaattctacCTCTGCTTTTAAGTTCTTGTTAATAGCAAAATTTTCTAAAGTTTGCTATATTAACCAGTTGGAGGATATGGAACTTACACTTTGATGTATGGCGTAtccaatatgcatatatatatatatatatatatatgtacatatatatttagagtTTTCATTAGCTCTTTCAGGGGCTATCGAAATGCAAATAATTGATTGCAACGTAGTACACATCAAGTATATATTCCCATACTAGTTGTTAAATAATTACTACTCCAGTTTAAACTTTCAAAGTTGAGCATTGTCCCAGTTTCATGATTTGATGCTAatctattaaaaatttgaaatacaattttaataataatatatacaaatttttactGTACTGTTCTCAGAGAGGAAAGGAATATAGttgttgcaaaataaattttgcagTAATTACTATTCTAACATGTTAATGTAATATGTTTATCCATCAATAAGTTTCTCTCTGCTTAGCATctggtatattatatatatttttttaaatcagtaTTCGATCACTGATGTATACTTGCAATCTATTACATTTCTTGTCTTTAATTTGGACGTGTTTTTCACGGTTGAAATTAGTTCTCATTTCAACAAAGGGAGAGTCATCTTAGCTCCTTTGGAGATTGTCAATTAAAAGCCTTTTTATGTTTAGTTTATGTTAACCTTTTAACATATGGTTTCAGATCAGTACATTGAACGTTTTCCAGCTGGTGGAAGTCAAGTAGCCTGGTGGATTATGGAAAACCGAAGAGAATACTTTGACCGGGCAAAAGTTGTTCTTAACCGAGTGAAGATGCTAGTTTTTATATCTGAATCACAGTCTAAACAATGGTTAGACTGGTgtgaagaagaaaagataaaGCTTAGGTCTCCGCCTGTAATTGTTCCTCTTGCTATTAATGATGAACTGGCTTTTGTAGCTGGCATTAATTGTACACTTAATACTCCGTCTTTAACTCCTGAGAAGATGCTGGAGAAAAGGCAGTTGCTGCGAGATTCAGTCAGAAAGGAGATGGGCTTGACTGATAATGATATGCTTGTGATGTCTCTGAGTAGTATAAATGCTGGAAAGGGCCAGCTCTTGCTTCTTGAATCAGCACGCTTGGTGATTGAAAAAGAACGTCTGCAAGATATCTCCAAGATAAGAAAACCAGTGGATATAGGCCAAGGACGGTCTAGCTTAGCTAAGAGGCATCGTTTGAGAGcgtttttccaaaactcaaaaaaaaatggTGCGTCTCTAATGAATTTCAAATGCCCAATCAATCTGTTGTCGTGTTGGGTGAATGTTAGGGTCAAGATTTTGGTGGCTGACTAGTCTACTTTTCGACAATACAGGTTCTGTGAGCTCGGATCGTGTTCATAGGAGGCAAATGTCGTCACAGAATGGAGGAACTCCAGATCATTCTGTTAAAATTCTTATAGGGTCTGTTGGATCCAAGAGCAGCAAGGTTCTTTATGTTAAAGAACTTCTGAGATTTTTATCTGAGCACTCAAATGTTTCGAAGTCAGTGCTGTGGACTCCGGCAACTACACGTGTAGCTGCACTTTATGCTGCAGCAGATGTCTACATCATCAACTCTCAGGTAATCCTTATTGATATTCTCTGAGTAATTCATATaagatttaaacttttaaatattctGATACATAAAAAAGTCAAAACTTGTGGGTGCTgatttagatttaaaaatgcTCATCTATTTCAATTAtgcttcattttcattttgaagATTATCCTGTATTTTTTGTAAAGAATGATCATAGTAATTTACAAATGGTGTTCAGGGACTGGGAGAAACATTCGGGAGGGTGACAATTGAAGCCATGGCATTTGGTCTTCCGGTATGACATTTACTTTATTTCCTTCCTGGTTTGTGAATTTATTAAAGAAATGGTAGTTTTTGTTatgcaaaattttgttttgattttctgGAAGATATATAAGAGCATGCTATAGCGATCAGACTACTTTCAAGTGACTGAATGGTTAgttctaaaattttgatttgtgaAGCATGTTTCTTTTCATCTACAGATAATTTTATTGTTCATGGCAGTATATTCTTCCCTTATAATCTGCATTAATTTTATATCTAATATGCTTGGAACAAAATCTTATTCATTTTGTCTTCTTCAACTAGGAACTTAGCCTTCAGTCCAGTGTCTGAACCCCAAAAAGGAGTCCTCACTTAAACTAGTTTTAGATATAACGAATGATTTTTGAAGGAATGAAATTCTTTTGATGAACCTTCGTTCTTGATGACAATAGCATTTAAGTTGGATTCTCAAGTGCTTGGTGCATGGATTGACCATGTAACAAAGTTTTGTTTGGTATCGATTGTATCGAGCAGGTGCTTGGAACAGATGCTGGAGGGACTAAAGAAATTGTAGAGCACAATTCAACTGGTCTTCTTCATCCGCTAGGGCGTCCGGGAACTCATGTCCTTGCAGAAAATATTAAGTTTTTGCTCAAAAACCCTATGGCAAGGAAGCAAATGGGGGAGAAAGGAAGACAAAAGGTGAAGAGGATGTACTTGAAGCGTCACATGTACAAGAAATTTGTAGACGTTCTGGTCAAGTGCATGAGAGCCAAGTAACATC includes the following:
- the LOC107406795 gene encoding uncharacterized protein LOC107406795 codes for the protein MEEGNDRGDLKSALRSGGSFKSALSGRSTPRNSPSFRRLNSSRTPRREARSSGSGLQWFRSNRVLFWLLLITLWTYLGFYVQSRWAHENKDNFLAFGNKRIGRNSETEQNLRRDLISSDISLAVKNETSENQVGDGRRIDVVLAKTGNGVSPPYKANSKKRNKKGKRSLHGKVPPKLKSKVKVERLEIEEQEPDIPKTNTSYGILVGPFGSTEDRILEWSPEKRSGTCDRKGDFARLAWSRRFVLIFHELSMTGAPLSMLELGTELLSCGATVSAVVLSKKGGLITELARRRIKVLEDKGELSFKTSMKADIIIAGSAVCASWIDQYIERFPAGGSQVAWWIMENRREYFDRAKVVLNRVKMLVFISESQSKQWLDWCEEEKIKLRSPPVIVPLAINDELAFVAGINCTLNTPSLTPEKMLEKRQLLRDSVRKEMGLTDNDMLVMSLSSINAGKGQLLLLESARLVIEKERLQDISKIRKPVDIGQGRSSLAKRHRLRAFFQNSKKNGSVSSDRVHRRQMSSQNGGTPDHSVKILIGSVGSKSSKVLYVKELLRFLSEHSNVSKSVLWTPATTRVAALYAAADVYIINSQGLGETFGRVTIEAMAFGLPVLGTDAGGTKEIVEHNSTGLLHPLGRPGTHVLAENIKFLLKNPMARKQMGEKGRQKVKRMYLKRHMYKKFVDVLVKCMRAK